One part of the Vicia villosa cultivar HV-30 ecotype Madison, WI linkage group LG6, Vvil1.0, whole genome shotgun sequence genome encodes these proteins:
- the LOC131611633 gene encoding EC protein homolog produces MADRGRAVVCDNRCGCTVPCAGGSTCRCSSSEGGARTDHTTCSCGEHCQCNPCGCSKTVAAGSGCRCDASCTCASCRT; encoded by the exons atggCAGACAGAGGAAGGGCTGTAGTGTGTGATAACAGGTGTGGCTGCACTGTACCTTGTGCTGGTGGTTCAACTTGCAG GTGCTCAAGTAGTGAGGGTGGTGCAAGAACTGACCACACAACATGTTCATGTGGAGAGCACTGTCAGTGTAATCCATGTGGCTGTTCCAAGACTGTTGCTGCTGGAAGTGGTTGCAGATGTGATGCAAGCTGTACTTGTGCCTCTTGCCGCACTTGA